A genomic window from Lycium barbarum isolate Lr01 chromosome 4, ASM1917538v2, whole genome shotgun sequence includes:
- the LOC132636830 gene encoding receptor-like protein kinase HSL1 yields MAKKIIPSPKILISILTFLFFISHVNSQQNSNQENTILLKLKHHWSTSPNVTKWTSSLDHCSWPGIICTQNSVTGIQLDYGNITKPIPEFICDFKNLTFLDLNHNFIPGNFPDIYNCSNLEFLDLSYNYMDGTLPEDISRLSVYLQYLNLTANNFSGDIPKGIGGLSQLKVLELTANYFNGSFPEEIGNLLNLESLVLSLNTFAPQPIPSRFTQLNKLRNFWITEANLVGNIPENIGNMTNLEFLDLSINGLTGKIPDGLFQLKNLRVVYLYNNKLSGTIPQSVNSLNLDVVDLCNNSLTGKIPQDFGKLTKLTGLSLFYNQLSGEIPLEMGNLPSLVNLKLFGNKLSGEIPPDFGRFSKLEDFQVSENQLVGKLPEGICNNKALSKMIAFGNKLTGELPASLGNCSTLMSLRVENNRISGKLPDGLWTAEKLSTLMMNDNLFTGQLSHRVASNLSLVDISNNKFSGELPTGMGTWYSLSVFRASNNLLRGQIPQELTNLPELTKLFLDGNLFSGKFPSNISSWKTLVTLNCSKNQLSGQIPGALGLLPSLIDLDLSSNQFSGEIPSELGNLKFTSLNLSSNRLSGRIPSQLETAFATGFLNNPGLCGSNCKGEARSDKFPVKLVAALASLAAVTFLVAVLYGLFVLRSHRKRKQELVSTWKQTSFHKLDFTESDILSNLTENNIIGSGGSGQVYLVPLSRSGNYVAVKRIWRNERLDHKHEKEFLAEVQILGTIRHSNIVKLLCCIFSEESKLLVYEYMENRSLDIWLHSKKRLNVASGSAPHLVLEWPKRLQIAIGAARGLCYMHHDCSPPIIHRDVKLSNVLLDTQFNAKIADFGLARMLLKPGDNTVTTVAGSFGYIAPEYARKTRVTEKVDVYSFGVILLELVTGKEANLGDEDSCLADWAWRQIQKGHPMADLLDEDIKETRYFDEICTVFKLGIFCTSTFPASRPTMKEVLQILIQCNSTSPTSGEKKSETEHDVLPLLKNSRSERIEQNDGNGFISLI; encoded by the exons ATGGCCAAAAAAATAATCCCATCTCCCAAAATCTTaatttccattctcacttttctcttCTTCATCTCCCATGTAAATTCACAACAAAATTCAAATCAAGAAAATACCATTTTACTCAAACTAAAACACCACTGGTCTACTTCACCTAATGTCACAAAATGGACATCATCATTAGACCATTGTTCTTGGCCTGGAATAATTTGTACACAAAATTCAGTCACAGGGATTCAACTTGATTATGGAAATATCACTAAACCAATCCCAGAATtcatttgtgattttaaaaatcTCACATTTCTTGATTTGAACCACAATTTCATCCCTGGAAACTTTCCTGATATTTACAACTGctcaaatcttgaattcttagACCTTTCTTATAACTACATGGATGGCACGCTTCCCGAAGACATTAGCCGTCTTTCGGTTTATCTTCAGTACTTAAACTTAACTGCCAACAACTTCAGTGGTGATATACCTAAAGGGATTGGTGGATTAAGTCAACTCAAAGTACTCGAGCTAACCGCGAATTACTTTAATGGTTCTTTCCCTGAAGAAATAGGCAATTTACTGAATCTTGAATCACTTGTGTTGAGCTTAAATACGTTTGCTCCACAACCAATTCCATCAAGATTCACACAGTTGAATAAACTGAGGAATTTTTGGATCACAGAAGCAAATTTGGTTGGAAATATCCCTGAAAATATTGGTAACATGACAAATCTTGAATTTTTGGACTTGTCCATAAATGGATTGACTGGTAAAATCCCTGATGGTTTATTTCAGCTGAAAAATTTGAGAGTAGTTTATTTGTACAACAACAAATTGAGTGGTACAATTCCTCAGTCAGTTAATTCATTGAATTTAGATGTTGTTGATTTGTGTAACAACAGTTTGACCGGGAAAATACCACAAGATTTTGGTAAGTTGACAAAGTTGACTGGATTGTCATTGTTTTACAACCAATTATCAGGTGAAATACCATTGGAAATGGGGAACTTACCATCTTTGGTAAATCTTAAGTTGTTTGGTAACAAGTTATCTGGTGAAATTCCACCTGATTTTGGTCGATTTTCGAAGCTTGAAGATTTCCAGGTTTCAGAAAACCAACTTGTTGGAAAATTGCCTGAGGGGATTTGCAATAACAAGGCCTTATCTAAGATGATTGCTTTTGGCAACAAACTCACTG GTGAACTGCCAGCTTCACTTGGAAATTGTTCCACTCTGATGTCCCTTCGAGTCGAAAATAACCGAATTTCTGGTAAACTTCCTGATGGATTATGGACAGCAGAAAAACTATCAACCTTGATGATGAATGATAACTTGTTCACTGGTCAGCTTTCACATAGAGTTGCATCAAATTTATCCCTAGTTGATATCAGCAACAACAAGTTTTCAGGCGAATTACCAACTGGAATGGGTACTTGGTACAGTCTAAGTGTGTTTAGAGCCAGTAATAATCTCTTAAGAGGTCAAATCCCTCAAGAATTGACTAATCTTCCTGAATTAACCAAACTCTTTCTTGATGGTAATCTTTTTTCTGGAAAGTTTCCATCCAATATATCATCATGGAAGACTCTTGTTACTTTAAATTGCAGCAAAAATCAGCTTTCAGGCCAAATCCCTGGTGCACTTGGCCTTTTACCAAGTCTCATTGATTTGGACTTGTCTAGTAATCAATTTTCAGGTGAAATTCCAAGCGAATTAGGTAACTTAAAGTTTACTTCACTAAACCTGTCATCTAATCGCCTGTCCGGTAGAATCCCAAGTCAGTTAGAGACAGCTTTCGCCACGGGCTTCTTGAATAATCCCGGACTTTGTGGAAGTAATTGCAAGGGGGAAGCTAGGTCAGACAAATTCCCGGTTAAACTTGTTGCGGCTCTTGCTAGTTTAGCAGCAGTTACTTTCCTCGTGGCGGTTTTGTATGGTCTGTTCGTGTTGAGAAGTCACAGAAAAAGAAAGCAAGAATTGGTTTCAACATGGAAGCAAACATCATTCCACAAGTTAGACTTCACAGAATCAGACATTTTGTCAAATCTGACTGAAAACAACATAATTGGAAGTGGAGGATCCGGACAGGTGTACCTCGTGCCTTTAAGCAGATCAGGAAACTACGTTGCTGTTAAGAGGATTTGGAGAAACGAAAGGCTGGATCACAAGCATGAGAAAGAGTTTCTTGCAGAAGTTCAGATACTAGGCACGATTCGACACTCAAATATAGTGAAACTGTTATGCTGCATCTTCAGTGAAGAGTCAAAACTTCTTGTTTACGAATATATGGAGAATAGGAGCTTGGATATATGGCTTCACTCAAAGAAGAGGTTGAACGTTGCCTCGGGTTCTgcaccacatttggtgttggaaTGGCCTAAGAGGTTGCAAATTGCGATCGGAGCTGCTAGGGGTCTTTGCTACATGCACCATGACTGTTCACCACCTATTATTCATCGCGATGTGAAGTTGAGCAACGTCCTATTGGATACTCAATTCAATGcaaaaattgcagattttggcttAGCCAGGATGTTACTCAAGCCTGGAGATAACACAGTGACAACAGTAGCTGGCTCTTTTGGGTACATTGCTCCAG AGTATGCGCGTAAAACTAGAGTGACAGAAAAAGTTGATGTGTATAGTTTTGGAGTCATTCTTTTAGAACTGGTGACTGGAAAAGAAGCCAATCTTGGAGATGAAGATTCATGTCTTGCAGATTGGGCATGGCGCCAAATTCAAAAAGGACACCCTATGGCTGATTTATTGGACGAGGACATCAAAGAAACGCGATATTTTGATGAAATCTGCACAGTGTTTAAGCTTGGAATCTTTTGCACCAGCACATTTCCGGCATCAAGGCCAACAATGAAGGAAGTTCTGCAAATCTTGATCCAATGTAACAGTACTTCACCCACATCTGGAGAAAAGAAAAGTGAAACAGAACATGATGTTTTACCACTTCTTAAGAACTCTAGGAGTGAGAGGATTGAACAAAATGATGGTAATGGTTTTATATCACTTATTTGA